The genomic region GATGCATGTGCATGCATGCGCATATTCTTTAGCTTTGACTGGCTTATGGTATGAACAGAATGTCAGCCCCGTGCCTGATGTTTTCTTGAGATGATATTAGATGTAGGGCTCATaaatttgtaagaaaaaacaagaaatatggCGCTGAAAGAACAGGGTAAGCAATTCTAGGGTTACGGAGCTTAGGACTATTGGCATTGCTTGTTTGAGTGTTCTGAACCATAGTTTATCCAGATGAATAATGCTTATGTTAGAATCTTATGTTTTGGCAGAGGGGGAAATGGCTGTGACGGATTCCGCAAACCTTTGCAATATAAAGAAAGTTCCTGCGGAGGCTTCTTTTTGTTGGTTCTGACAGTCGGTTGATCCTCTTCAAGTGCATTtgtttgaggaaaaaaatactatagaGATGGGGTCTGTTAGTGGGGAGTCGTCGGTATGGGATGGTCAAGATTCAAGTCCACGTGACGAGAGAATCTTTGTCTCAGTAAGATTAAGGCCTCTGAATGAGAGAGAGCTTTCAAGGAATGACGTGCCGGAGTGGGAATGCATCAACAACACAACCATCATATTCAAGAATGGTCTTCAGGAACGTTCATTGTCTCCGACTGCCTATACATTTGGTAAGCGACTGCCACCTCAGGCTCATTCTTATGGATTAGTGCATAGCAAGAATGTAATACCAGGAATCATTTATGTAGCCAAGGATTATTAGTTACCTTGGCTAAGCATGTCATAAaggaaaattagaaaaagaggTTTACTATGATCCAACTTTTTCAGTTTGTCATCGTTTGGGTGAGTTATTTCCTTTGACAGCTTCCTTATGTTCACTTCTCCCTCCTTTTTTCCCCTTCTGTTATGACTATTTTATTGAGGGTAGACAGAGTATTTGGGCCTCAGAATCCCACAAGGCAAGTTTATGAGGAAGCAGCCAAGAAGATTGCTCTTTCAGTATTAAGTGGAATGAATTGTGAGTACTCGCCCTTGAATTCTTCCATGATGTCCTATCATAAAAACTCAAGATTAATGACATATGAATTTCCTGTCCAGCAAGTATTTTTGCATATGGCCAGACGAGCAGTGGAAAAACATACACCATGTCTGGGATTACGGAATACGCAGTTGCAGATATATATGACTACATAgaaaaggtatttgtaatcaaggcaatttgtgttgtttttgACACATCATCTGTTGCTTCAAAGTTTCCTAACTTCACAATCTCCATATATCTAGCATCGAGAAAGAGCATTTGTGTTAAAATTTTCGGCCATGGAGATTTACAATGAAGTAGTGAAAGACCTTCTGAGCTTTGATGGTACTCCACTTAGACTTCTAGATGATCCAGTGGTAAATGAACATAACGATAACTTTGATTCTTGATTAGAGAAACGTTAATTTTAAGCAACTTCTTATATTGTCTTTAATTGTAGAGGGGCACTGTTGTTGAGAAACTTACAGAGGTGACATTAAGGGACTACAGCCATCTGAAAGAGCTCCTTTCCATCTGTGAAGGTTGAAAAGCTCATTCTAGTACTAgaattttgttcaaaattaCACCTATAATTACTCTTAAAGGAAATGGATTTATGCAGCTCAGAGGAAAATTGGCGAAACTACTCTTAATGAAATGAGCTCTAGATCTCATCAAATTCTGTGCTTGGTATGTTTCTTAACCGGCTTCtttttatacattaaaatgttgaaaatgtGTTACTTAGCATCGACTTTCTCTATCGTACTCCTGCAGACTGTTGAAAGTGAAGCTCGTAAATACTTTTCTGCAGAAAATTCCAGCTCTCTAACAGCTACAGTGGTACTAAGCATTCTCATATGGAATTATAGGAAACGTTTAGACATGAATTATCATCGGCGCATATTTTCTGATTAATTGTCCTGCAGTGAATCTAGACATATTATGGTGAAGGGACTAACTTACATCATGTTTTTTATCACAGAATTTTGTTGATCTTGCGGGGAGTGAACGTGCTTCTCAAACATCATCAGCTGGCATGAGACTAAAGGAAGGCTGCCACATTAACCGCAGTTTGCTCACTCTTGGGACAGTTATTCGCAAACTAAGGTCCTTTTCCTCATtgtctcaatattttttgagttttcttATACAGTAGGAGCAATTTATCACTGAATCCCTCTATCTTCTGGATCTTTGAGGaacataattttgtaaaaacgATTAACTACCTCTACATTTGTTGTCTGAAGTtctgtatattatataatatactaataGCTGTTACATTATTCCTGATTGTCATCCTTATTTATGTTATGATCCAGCAAAGGAAGAAACGGACACATTCCATACAGAGACTCCAAGCTGACACGTATTCTACAGCACTCATTGGGAGGTAACGCCAGGACTGCCGTTATTTGCACTATGAGTCCTGCTCACAGTCATGTCGAGCAATCAAGAAGCACGCTCGTATTCGCTAGTTGTGCCAAGCAAGTTAGTACCAACGCAAAAGTCAATGTTGTGATGTCAGAGAAAGCTCTAGTGAAACAGCTGCGAAGAGAAATAACCAGAATGGAGAATGAGCTTAGGAACTTGAATTCGATTGCTACCTCTTGTGATACTGCATCAGCACTTAAAGAGAAAGAACTTCTTATTGAAAAGGTGATCTTCCAAAAATTcccatattttaatttcactcaTTCCACAGAATATGAAAATCGCAAAACATTATGGATCGTTTTGCTATGATACATATTGATGGCAGCACCGCATTGTTGGAACTTCAGATTTTGGCTGTAGATGCACAGAGAATCAAAATTTGTATTCCATAAATCAATTATCTGCCTTTTTGAAGTAAATGGAGCTCAGAAGATTTCCAATCTTCTACGTGTTCATCCATAAATCAATCTTACAAAACTTTCCTCCCTCTCTTAACTTTCTCAGTTGGATAAAGAGATAAGACAATTAATTCATCAACGTGACGTAGCTCGATCTCGTCTTGAGGATATGTCACTGCCAGGAGGATCATTTGGGTCACCAAAATCTTGGGTTTGTATTGATGTTTTtctaagatatattttttttgtctatgtTTCGACCCATCAAATGCCCCATAGACCTGATTCTCACTTTTTTACACTTCAGATTGATTGGCAAAGCCTCGAGAAAGGTTCACAAACAGATGAATATGCATCTTCGGAAGCATCGGAGATCATTGATCCCTTGTACTCTGATGTTTCATCCAGGGCATCTCATTTTTCTGATAGATATGAGGATGTCAGTTCCAGTAGGACTGAACATCAGTCCCCCAGGAATGATACAGACCAATTTTTATCAGACGATATATCTCCAACTCTATACATTGATAAGTATTTTGGTCCTGAATCGCCTGATCCTGGCTGGGAGAAGATTGCTCAAGTGGCTGGCAATAAGCTTGAATGTACCCACATGGCGGTTCAGTGTATAGAACTTGATTTGACCAAGACGAATGTGGTTGCATCTGCTGCTTCACCAGATACAGGAGATAAGAATTCAGGTTATACTAGTGCAACAATCGTGCTTCCAAAGATGAAGATGATTGcttgtatttattttctgttttactTACCATGTAGGGATATCTCATTGTTCATTGGAGAACTCTCCAGCTTCTAACATGGCGAAAGAAGATGAGGAATCATCACAGGACAAAGCAGATAATCAGGGGAAGCTTCCAAGTGTGGAGCCAGAGGCTAATAGTGAAAACCTGCATGCCGAAGATTCCAATAGTCCTATCAGGAGTGACTTCGTGAacgaaaaagaagaaaacatcaaGACGTCAGTTGAAGATTGCAAAGTCAAGCAACAAGAATTGACAGAAGTCAATGAAGTGATCGAGCC from Sesamum indicum cultivar Zhongzhi No. 13 linkage group LG3, S_indicum_v1.0, whole genome shotgun sequence harbors:
- the LOC105159320 gene encoding kinesin-like protein KIN-7F encodes the protein MGSVSGESSVWDGQDSSPRDERIFVSVRLRPLNERELSRNDVPEWECINNTTIIFKNGLQERSLSPTAYTFDRVFGPQNPTRQVYEEAAKKIALSVLSGMNSSIFAYGQTSSGKTYTMSGITEYAVADIYDYIEKHRERAFVLKFSAMEIYNEVVKDLLSFDGTPLRLLDDPVRGTVVEKLTEVTLRDYSHLKELLSICEAQRKIGETTLNEMSSRSHQILCLTVESEARKYFSAENSSSLTATVNFVDLAGSERASQTSSAGMRLKEGCHINRSLLTLGTVIRKLSKGRNGHIPYRDSKLTRILQHSLGGNARTAVICTMSPAHSHVEQSRSTLVFASCAKQVSTNAKVNVVMSEKALVKQLRREITRMENELRNLNSIATSCDTASALKEKELLIEKLDKEIRQLIHQRDVARSRLEDMSLPGGSFGSPKSWIDWQSLEKGSQTDEYASSEASEIIDPLYSDVSSRASHFSDRYEDVSSSRTEHQSPRNDTDQFLSDDISPTLYIDKYFGPESPDPGWEKIAQVAGNKLECTHMAVQCIELDLTKTNVVASAASPDTGDKNSGISHCSLENSPASNMAKEDEESSQDKADNQGKLPSVEPEANSENLHAEDSNSPIRSDFVNEKEENIKTSVEDCKVKQQELTEVNEVIEPQVVTQREDDLELCQQDPEVTGISDNQETKTDGGSNDDQNKVLSASDNQETKTDDGFNEDQDTTQSASDNQETKTDGGSNEDQDTREIKTDGGSNEDQDTREIKTDGGSNEDQDTTKHASDNQETKTDGGSNKDQDTTQSASDNQETKTDGGSNKDQDTTQSASDWSTQFERQRQEILDLWDTCNVPLVYRTYFFLLFKGDPSEAVYMEVELRRLSFLKKKLDRSTVTKDDQVLTETSSTKALNREREMLSRQMYKKFSGKERDALYEKWGIDLKTKQRRLQLCRLLWTDPKNMDHIKESAALVAKLVGLKELERAPKEMIGLSLLQEPQNLSCFSWMPSLI